A region of Myxococcus stipitatus DSM 14675 DNA encodes the following proteins:
- a CDS encoding DUF2378 family protein, which produces MTSSEKLIFTQTVEALFVRALENRLTPACREHLRRAGLDLDQKLGRTYTLEQWKEFLRIAAGHVYGGVPAEAAYYSLGERFMDAYFGTFFGRALLGVVRLAGPRRMLLRAGMGFRAGNNFSVVEIVERSPTFVELRMNDVLADLPTFSAGLLARAVELCGGHRVVVLPEEFDGVSSTFHIRWAELTAEAAMPPPEDGAAGASRPRA; this is translated from the coding sequence ATGACTTCTTCCGAGAAGCTGATTTTCACGCAAACCGTGGAAGCGCTCTTCGTGCGCGCCCTCGAGAACCGGCTCACGCCAGCGTGCCGCGAGCACCTGCGCCGTGCGGGGCTGGACCTCGACCAGAAGCTCGGGCGGACGTACACGTTGGAGCAGTGGAAGGAGTTCCTCCGCATCGCCGCGGGCCACGTCTACGGGGGCGTCCCCGCCGAGGCCGCCTACTACTCGCTGGGCGAGCGCTTCATGGATGCGTACTTCGGCACCTTCTTCGGCCGCGCGCTCCTGGGGGTCGTCCGGCTGGCGGGCCCTCGGAGGATGCTGCTGCGCGCGGGGATGGGCTTTCGCGCCGGCAACAACTTCAGTGTGGTCGAAATCGTTGAGCGCAGTCCCACTTTCGTGGAGCTGCGGATGAACGACGTGCTCGCGGACCTGCCCACCTTCTCCGCGGGCCTGCTGGCGCGCGCGGTGGAGCTCTGCGGTGGCCACCGCGTGGTGGTGCTCCCCGAGGAGTTCGACGGCGTCTCCTCGACGTTCCACATCCGGTGGGCCGAGCTGACCGCCGAAGCCGCCATGCCTCCTCCCGAGGACGGAGCCGCGGGCGCCTCGCGCCCTCGCGCCTGA
- a CDS encoding OmpA family protein — MTESPDVELIPLTMEPVYFELDSTTLMPAFRDSLTQLADALRKRPEARVSITGHTCELGTTEYNLALGQRRASVVRDYLRRLGVESSRLSTLSYGEERPLSATVLEKNRRAEVQWLH, encoded by the coding sequence ATGACCGAGTCCCCCGACGTGGAGTTGATTCCCCTGACGATGGAGCCGGTGTACTTCGAGCTGGACTCGACGACGCTCATGCCCGCGTTCCGCGACTCGCTCACGCAGTTGGCGGATGCGCTGCGAAAGCGTCCCGAGGCGCGGGTGAGCATCACCGGCCATACCTGCGAGCTGGGGACCACGGAGTACAACCTGGCGCTGGGCCAGCGCCGTGCCTCCGTGGTCCGCGACTACCTGCGCCGGCTGGGGGTGGAGTCGTCCCGGCTGTCCACCCTGTCCTATGGAGAGGAGCGCCCGCTCTCGGCGACGGTCCTGGAGAAGAACCGCCGGGCGGAGGTGCAGTGGCTGCACTGA
- a CDS encoding sigma-54-dependent transcriptional regulator, which yields MSVRARVLVVDDHVEMGQMLREPLADAGYTVDVASGGADAIARLRLAVYDAVICDLRMQDVDGFDVLEAARKLDPDLPVLMMTAFGGVENAVEAMKRGAWHYFAKPFRLDEVRLYVGRALEERRVRAEHRTLKQQAEDRGRLGAMVGRSAAMRALYALVERVAWSSAPVLVRGESGSGKELVARALHFEGTRRAGPFVAVNCTALPHTLLESELFGHVKGAFSGATSARRGLFVEADGGTLFLDEIGDMAPELQARLLRVLAEGEVRAVGADGSRTVDVRVVAATHQDLEARVKEGRFRADLFYRLNVVTLRAPPLRERPEDIPSLAEHFLGQARARNPRSPVQRFEQDCLAALCAQRWPGNVRELENLVERLVVLGTRETVDMEQLRPHLSEGSSEQHPLLEAQREVIPLRRLESEYIAWAVSRCGGNKTRAAELLGIDVSTIHRRERSEGK from the coding sequence ATGTCGGTTAGAGCCCGGGTACTCGTCGTCGACGACCACGTCGAGATGGGACAGATGCTGCGCGAGCCCCTGGCGGACGCGGGCTACACGGTGGACGTGGCGTCTGGCGGCGCGGATGCCATCGCCCGGCTTCGCCTGGCCGTCTACGACGCCGTCATCTGCGACCTGCGCATGCAGGACGTGGATGGCTTCGATGTGCTGGAGGCCGCGCGCAAGCTGGACCCGGACCTGCCCGTGCTGATGATGACGGCCTTCGGCGGCGTGGAGAACGCGGTGGAGGCGATGAAGCGCGGCGCGTGGCACTACTTCGCCAAGCCCTTCCGGCTGGACGAGGTGCGCCTCTACGTGGGCCGCGCGCTGGAAGAGCGCCGTGTGCGCGCCGAGCACCGCACGCTGAAGCAGCAGGCCGAGGACCGCGGGCGCCTGGGCGCCATGGTGGGCCGCAGCGCCGCGATGCGGGCGCTGTACGCGCTGGTGGAGCGCGTGGCGTGGTCCAGCGCGCCGGTGCTCGTTCGCGGGGAGAGCGGCAGCGGCAAGGAGCTGGTGGCGCGGGCGCTGCACTTCGAGGGGACTCGACGTGCGGGGCCGTTCGTCGCGGTCAACTGCACCGCCCTGCCCCACACGCTGCTGGAGAGCGAGCTGTTCGGCCATGTGAAGGGCGCGTTCTCGGGGGCGACGAGCGCTCGGCGGGGCCTGTTCGTGGAGGCCGATGGGGGCACGCTGTTCCTGGATGAAATCGGGGACATGGCGCCGGAGCTCCAGGCGCGGCTGCTGCGCGTGCTGGCGGAGGGCGAGGTGCGGGCGGTGGGTGCGGATGGTTCCCGGACGGTGGATGTGCGTGTGGTGGCGGCGACCCACCAGGACCTGGAGGCGCGGGTGAAGGAGGGGCGCTTCCGCGCGGACCTGTTCTACCGCCTCAATGTGGTGACGTTGCGAGCGCCTCCGCTGCGGGAGCGCCCCGAGGACATCCCCTCCCTCGCCGAGCACTTCCTGGGTCAGGCGCGCGCGCGCAACCCGCGCTCCCCGGTGCAGCGCTTCGAGCAGGACTGCCTCGCGGCGCTGTGTGCCCAGCGCTGGCCGGGCAATGTGCGCGAGCTGGAGAACCTGGTGGAGCGATTGGTGGTGCTGGGCACACGGGAGACAGTTGACATGGAGCAACTCCGGCCCCATCTCTCCGAAGGGTCCTCCGAGCAACATCCGCTGCTGGAGGCCCAGAGGGAGGTGATTCCCTTGCGCCGGCTGGAGAGTGAGTACATCGCGTGGGCTGTCTCCCGGTGCGGGGGGAACAAGACACGGGCCGCGGAGTTGCTGGGCATCGACGTCTCCACCATCCACCGCCGAGAGCGCTCGGAAGGCAAATAG
- the tgt gene encoding tRNA guanosine(34) transglycosylase Tgt produces the protein MAVRFELLTTDPTGARAGILHTRRGSFRTPMFMPVATHAAFRHLAMEEVKETGASILLANTYHLMLRPGAEVFKRFGGIHPFMQWDGGVLTDSGGFQIFSLPEDRLITEKGAHFRSFYDNSRQLLSPESSIAMQQAINSEIMMVLDVCIDSRTDEAGTREAMDRTHRWAVRSLAAKNKVDSGQALFGIVQGGVFPHLRDESAAFLTKLPFDGFAIGGLAVGETKVEREEMTLRTTASLPVDKPRYLMGVGTPTDLIEAVLRGVDMFDCIIPTKMAQQGYAYTFQGLVRITRSVFRLADEPLDAECDCYVCKRYTRGYLQHLMRGKHHLGSRFLSVHNVRHYQKLMGRIREGILSGTYDQVSRELKAAVATPKDLKEEASARDLTLKEVG, from the coding sequence ATGGCCGTTCGCTTCGAGCTCCTCACCACCGACCCCACTGGCGCCCGCGCGGGCATTCTCCACACCCGCCGCGGCTCGTTCCGCACCCCCATGTTCATGCCGGTGGCCACCCATGCCGCCTTCCGGCACCTGGCCATGGAAGAGGTGAAGGAGACGGGCGCCAGCATCCTCCTGGCCAACACCTACCACCTGATGCTTCGCCCTGGCGCGGAGGTCTTCAAGCGCTTCGGCGGCATCCACCCCTTCATGCAGTGGGATGGGGGCGTGCTCACGGACTCGGGTGGCTTTCAAATCTTCTCCCTGCCGGAGGACCGGCTCATCACGGAGAAGGGGGCGCACTTCCGCAGCTTCTACGACAACAGCCGGCAGCTGCTGAGCCCCGAGTCCAGCATCGCCATGCAGCAGGCGATCAACTCGGAGATCATGATGGTGCTGGACGTGTGCATCGACTCGCGCACGGACGAGGCGGGCACGCGCGAGGCCATGGACCGCACCCACCGGTGGGCGGTGCGCAGCCTGGCGGCGAAGAACAAGGTGGACTCGGGACAGGCGCTGTTCGGGATTGTGCAGGGCGGCGTGTTCCCGCACCTGCGCGACGAGAGCGCGGCGTTCCTGACGAAGCTGCCGTTCGATGGCTTCGCCATCGGTGGCCTGGCGGTGGGCGAGACGAAGGTGGAGCGCGAGGAGATGACGCTGCGGACCACCGCGTCGCTGCCCGTGGACAAGCCGCGCTACCTGATGGGCGTGGGCACGCCGACGGACCTCATCGAGGCGGTGCTGCGCGGCGTGGACATGTTCGACTGCATCATCCCCACGAAGATGGCGCAGCAGGGCTACGCGTACACGTTCCAGGGCCTGGTGCGCATCACCCGCAGCGTGTTCCGCCTGGCGGACGAGCCGCTGGATGCCGAGTGTGATTGCTACGTGTGCAAGCGCTACACGCGCGGCTACCTGCAGCACCTGATGCGCGGCAAGCACCACCTGGGCTCGCGCTTCCTGTCGGTGCACAACGTGCGGCACTACCAGAAGCTGATGGGCCGCATCCGCGAGGGCATCCTCTCCGGGACGTATGACCAGGTGTCGCGCGAGCTGAAGGCCGCGGTCGCCACGCCCAAGGACTTGAAGGAAGAGGCCAGCGCGCGCGACTTGACGCTCAAGGAGGTCGGGTGA
- a CDS encoding LysR family transcriptional regulator, which produces MSPTHTGRRKGRVTRSPRPAAPQPSNTGLDLSGINLNLAVALDALLTEGSVTRAAKRVGITQSAMSHALAQLREMLGDALLIRGRGGMVRTPRAEQLAAPLHRGLLEVQRALRNESVFEPRTSSRRFTIASGDYHAATLLPPLLEILDAEAPGVDITIRPLVVPQLEAQLESGEVDLVIAAFPDPFPALRQQRLFREDFVCIVRRDNAAVKRGLDLETYLRLPHVLISPRGDGAGAVDMALERLGQSRRIGLRLPYFLTAALAVVRSNHVLTAPRRLAELFQDLCPVRLMPPPVTLAPFDVLQLWHERFDDEPAHRWLRTQIARAAAAPRGTR; this is translated from the coding sequence ATGAGCCCAACGCATACTGGCCGCCGAAAGGGCCGCGTCACCCGGAGCCCTCGCCCCGCCGCCCCTCAGCCCTCGAACACCGGCCTGGACCTGTCGGGCATCAACCTCAACCTCGCCGTCGCCCTGGATGCGTTGCTCACGGAGGGCAGTGTCACCCGCGCGGCGAAGCGTGTCGGCATCACCCAGTCCGCCATGAGCCATGCCCTGGCCCAGCTCCGCGAGATGCTCGGAGATGCCCTGCTCATCCGAGGCCGCGGCGGCATGGTGCGCACGCCTCGCGCCGAGCAGCTCGCCGCCCCGCTTCACCGGGGCCTGCTCGAGGTCCAGCGCGCCCTGCGCAATGAGTCCGTCTTCGAGCCGCGCACCTCCTCGCGCCGCTTCACCATCGCCTCGGGCGACTACCACGCCGCCACGCTGCTACCGCCCCTTCTGGAGATCCTGGACGCCGAAGCCCCTGGCGTCGACATCACCATCCGCCCCTTGGTGGTTCCCCAACTCGAGGCCCAGCTGGAGAGCGGCGAGGTGGACCTGGTCATCGCCGCCTTCCCAGACCCCTTCCCCGCCCTTCGCCAGCAAAGGCTCTTTCGTGAAGACTTCGTCTGCATCGTCCGCCGGGACAACGCCGCCGTGAAGCGCGGCCTGGACCTGGAGACCTACCTGCGCCTTCCCCATGTCCTCATCAGCCCCCGGGGTGACGGCGCCGGCGCCGTGGACATGGCACTCGAGCGCCTGGGGCAATCCCGACGCATCGGCCTGCGACTGCCCTACTTCCTCACCGCCGCCCTCGCCGTGGTCCGCTCCAACCACGTCCTCACCGCGCCTCGACGGCTCGCGGAGCTCTTCCAGGACTTGTGCCCCGTCAGGCTGATGCCCCCACCCGTCACCCTCGCCCCCTTCGATGTCCTCCAGCTCTGGCACGAGCGCTTCGATGACGAACCCGCTCACCGCTGGCTTCGCACCCAGATCGCCCGCGCCGCCGCCGCGCCCCGCGGCACCCGGTAG
- a CDS encoding MnmC family methyltransferase — protein sequence MSAEENPRDGDFELVTLRNGSRAVRHLGHGEVMHPSVGPWKEALGLYVEQPRLAERLSQPGPPLVIHDVGLGAATNAVAALTCARELGAARQRSLEVVSFEVDLAPLRLALADAAGFAFLQPFREAAETLMRDGVWEEDGLRWRLHLGNAVPFLDGALPVADLVYFDPFSPASNPEMWTEGVLARVRRHCREDGEGALLLTYSAATPTRVTLLLAGFFVGAGASTGTKGETTVASTRRESLVAPLGTRWVERWTRSSSRAPHGAELTPEIEARVRAHPQWR from the coding sequence GTGAGCGCGGAGGAGAACCCGCGCGACGGAGACTTCGAGCTCGTCACGCTGCGCAATGGCTCTCGAGCCGTGCGGCACCTGGGGCACGGCGAGGTGATGCACCCGTCGGTGGGCCCATGGAAGGAGGCGCTCGGGTTGTATGTCGAGCAGCCACGGCTGGCCGAGCGGCTGTCCCAGCCGGGCCCTCCGCTCGTCATCCATGACGTGGGGTTGGGGGCCGCGACGAACGCGGTGGCCGCGCTGACGTGTGCGCGCGAGCTGGGGGCGGCGAGGCAGCGGTCCTTGGAGGTGGTGAGCTTCGAGGTGGACCTGGCGCCGCTGCGGCTGGCATTGGCGGACGCCGCGGGCTTTGCGTTCCTCCAGCCGTTCCGTGAGGCCGCGGAGACGCTGATGCGGGACGGCGTCTGGGAGGAGGACGGCCTGCGCTGGCGGCTGCACCTGGGGAACGCGGTGCCGTTCCTGGACGGGGCGCTGCCGGTGGCGGACCTGGTGTACTTCGACCCGTTCTCGCCCGCGTCGAACCCGGAGATGTGGACGGAGGGCGTGCTGGCGAGGGTCCGCCGGCACTGCCGCGAGGATGGCGAAGGGGCGCTGCTGTTGACGTACAGCGCGGCGACGCCGACGCGGGTGACGTTGTTGCTCGCGGGCTTCTTCGTGGGGGCGGGTGCGTCCACGGGGACGAAGGGTGAGACGACGGTGGCGTCCACTCGGCGCGAGTCGCTGGTGGCGCCCTTGGGGACGCGGTGGGTGGAGCGCTGGACGCGTTCGTCGTCGCGGGCGCCGCATGGCGCGGAGCTGACGCCCGAGATTGAAGCCCGGGTGCGTGCTCATCCGCAGTGGCGGTAA
- a CDS encoding DUF3014 domain-containing protein, with protein MDSNGDENGAMVKLERGALWGWGLVVLVAAVLAGAGVWHGLLHGTPHTPATPSTEGPPVAARAPDTPPLPSSAQMDALLRSRLAGASSRSEFGAWLREPDLLRRVVAVVANMASGESPRSVVAFLAPRGDFRVRTHDGRSVISKGTYTRYDTLGLVVASLDSTLLVDTYREVRKLAEQLHQESAPPGSSFDSTLERAFAQVLAVPVLDGEVEVMPRGALYVYADPALEALTPAQKHLLRMGPANLRHIQGKVREISLKLNQQAARP; from the coding sequence ATGGACAGCAACGGTGACGAGAACGGTGCGATGGTGAAGCTCGAGCGTGGCGCGCTCTGGGGTTGGGGGCTGGTGGTGCTGGTGGCCGCGGTGCTGGCGGGAGCCGGCGTCTGGCACGGCCTGCTGCACGGGACTCCCCACACCCCCGCGACCCCGTCCACGGAGGGCCCGCCCGTCGCGGCCCGAGCCCCCGACACACCGCCCCTGCCCTCCTCCGCCCAGATGGACGCCCTCCTGCGCTCGCGACTCGCCGGAGCGTCGTCCCGCTCCGAGTTCGGCGCGTGGCTGAGGGAGCCGGACCTCCTGCGCCGCGTCGTCGCCGTCGTCGCCAACATGGCCAGCGGCGAGAGCCCTCGCTCGGTGGTGGCCTTCCTGGCGCCGCGCGGCGACTTCCGGGTCCGCACCCACGACGGCCGGAGCGTCATCTCGAAGGGCACCTACACGCGCTACGACACGCTGGGCCTCGTGGTGGCGAGCCTGGACTCCACGCTGCTCGTGGACACCTACCGCGAGGTGCGCAAGCTGGCCGAGCAGCTCCACCAGGAGAGCGCGCCGCCCGGGAGCAGCTTCGACTCGACGCTCGAGCGCGCCTTCGCCCAGGTCCTCGCGGTGCCCGTGCTCGACGGCGAGGTGGAGGTGATGCCTCGGGGGGCGCTGTACGTGTACGCGGACCCGGCGTTGGAGGCGCTCACGCCCGCGCAGAAGCACCTGCTGCGCATGGGCCCGGCGAACCTGCGCCACATCCAGGGCAAGGTCCGGGAGATCTCCCTGAAGCTCAACCAGCAGGCCGCGAGGCCCTGA
- a CDS encoding alpha/beta fold hydrolase has translation MSKALHLEEWGGTGPVLHLAHANGFPPGVYRKLIERLKSRYRVVTVHSRCLVPGSDPRSMRTWDDMAEDLIQALRAAKLEGVLGVGHSMGGVATLLASVKEPGLFRAVVALDPVLFSGGRKLAIDVLRLLGQLGRVPPASLARRRRAHWGSREEAALSYRKKPLFKVFDAECFEDYLRYGLTEAPEGGLRLTIPREWEARVFETYAKDVWRSLRAVRVPSLIVRGQATETLLPSAFAKARRVMPGTEFSELPGGHLFPLEDPETCVRAILTFLEAVENRMGAVVDDTRPGGERGFRT, from the coding sequence ATGAGCAAGGCCCTTCACCTGGAAGAGTGGGGCGGCACCGGTCCGGTGCTGCACCTGGCGCACGCCAATGGCTTTCCCCCGGGCGTGTATCGAAAGCTCATCGAGCGCCTGAAGTCGCGCTACCGCGTCGTGACGGTGCACAGCCGGTGTCTGGTGCCGGGCTCGGACCCTCGCTCGATGCGGACGTGGGACGACATGGCGGAGGACCTGATTCAGGCTTTGCGCGCGGCGAAGCTGGAGGGGGTTCTCGGCGTGGGCCACAGCATGGGCGGTGTGGCGACGCTGCTGGCCTCGGTGAAGGAGCCGGGGTTGTTCCGGGCCGTGGTGGCGTTGGACCCGGTGTTGTTCTCGGGAGGGCGCAAGCTGGCCATCGATGTCCTGCGATTGCTGGGGCAGCTCGGCCGTGTCCCTCCCGCGAGCCTGGCGCGCAGGCGGCGTGCGCACTGGGGCTCCCGCGAGGAGGCGGCGCTCAGCTACCGCAAGAAGCCGCTGTTCAAGGTCTTCGATGCGGAGTGCTTCGAGGACTACCTCCGGTATGGACTGACGGAGGCGCCGGAGGGGGGCTTGCGCCTGACGATTCCCCGTGAGTGGGAGGCCCGGGTCTTCGAGACGTATGCGAAGGATGTGTGGCGCTCACTGCGCGCCGTCCGCGTGCCGTCGCTCATCGTGCGAGGGCAGGCCACGGAGACACTGCTGCCGTCCGCGTTCGCGAAGGCCCGGCGAGTCATGCCGGGGACCGAGTTCAGCGAGCTGCCGGGTGGCCACCTGTTTCCGCTGGAGGACCCGGAGACGTGTGTCCGCGCCATCCTCACGTTCTTGGAAGCTGTCGAGAATCGAATGGGTGCGGTGGTGGATGACACCAGGCCCGGTGGGGAGAGGGGCTTCCGGACATAG
- a CDS encoding two-component system sensor histidine kinase NtrB, with translation MRSSLLPVLLLCTALTGVIGGAVHFIQRDRQALVDQFARERRAQLQEAARGVSEALEDVGEDLRFTVELLSQPGTAEEHRRELRALLEAVGQYKAIVVFGPDGREQLRLLDRRTGESLARQYPADELARTAKSALQGPSGHIASSPPLSTDASGWLRAFATALPDDAPGGGGAVVVLVNAEPLFAPLKLLTAESDTHLLLLGAHGAPTPLSAPSLAAHYQRLTAHPRDTPGLAELARRMGDGQEGSRLIERAEALTLGLGDAEAVASFAPVRIKNGAMWPLATLSSTRGLRSHERNLVLRLSLAALLVSCFLIAFGVYVVLARSRAVALQESLRHASRLAHLHDKTQKILDHIPTGVLALSTSGRITSANRAIGSRMPPGAVGATLAAAFPQAHAPVIQRLEEMVDAAGSDNRVRSLQGVPLQLFQEEGHFNVHAVPLEPHQPDVRTLLVLEDLSDLRALEGQLLRAEKLTTVGVLAAGIAHEIGTPLGVIRGRAEYVQTKLGAEHPQSPGLGTIVEQIDRVSRTIRQLLDFSRLQPAESRAVPLAPLVSSVQELLRVEAERRRVDLRLDITPTLPPLAADADQLQQVLINLLLNACDACGPGGQVRLTASLGEADASGAWGQVRIRVEDDGCGIAPRHLHQVFDPFFTTKKRGLGTGLGLTMVAHIVRNHGGRIELDSAPGQGTRVTLQWPAAAPAREEHHVG, from the coding sequence ATGCGCTCCTCCCTGCTGCCTGTCCTGCTGCTGTGCACGGCGCTCACCGGCGTCATTGGCGGGGCCGTGCACTTCATCCAGCGAGACAGGCAGGCCCTGGTGGACCAGTTCGCCCGGGAGCGACGCGCCCAGCTCCAGGAGGCCGCGCGGGGGGTCTCCGAGGCCCTGGAGGATGTGGGCGAGGACTTGCGCTTCACCGTGGAGTTGCTGTCCCAGCCCGGCACCGCCGAGGAGCATCGCCGCGAGCTGCGCGCGCTGCTGGAGGCCGTGGGCCAGTACAAGGCCATCGTCGTCTTCGGGCCGGACGGACGGGAGCAGCTGCGGTTGTTGGACCGGCGCACCGGCGAGTCACTCGCCCGGCAGTACCCGGCCGACGAGCTGGCCCGCACCGCGAAGAGCGCGCTCCAGGGGCCCTCGGGACACATCGCGTCGTCGCCGCCGCTGTCCACGGATGCCTCCGGCTGGCTGCGCGCCTTCGCCACCGCCCTGCCGGATGACGCCCCGGGAGGCGGCGGCGCGGTGGTGGTGCTGGTGAATGCCGAGCCCCTGTTCGCGCCGCTCAAGCTGCTCACCGCGGAGAGCGATACACACCTGTTGCTCCTCGGCGCGCATGGAGCCCCCACGCCCCTGAGTGCCCCCTCGCTGGCGGCCCACTATCAACGGCTCACGGCGCATCCGCGCGACACGCCGGGCCTCGCGGAGCTGGCGCGGCGCATGGGCGATGGCCAGGAAGGCTCGCGGCTCATCGAGCGCGCGGAGGCCCTGACGCTGGGGCTGGGCGACGCGGAGGCGGTGGCGAGCTTCGCGCCCGTGCGCATCAAGAACGGCGCGATGTGGCCGCTGGCCACGCTCTCCTCCACCCGGGGGCTGCGCTCCCATGAGCGCAACCTGGTGCTGCGCCTGTCGCTCGCGGCGCTCCTCGTCTCGTGCTTCCTCATCGCCTTCGGCGTGTACGTGGTGCTCGCGCGCAGCCGCGCCGTGGCGCTGCAAGAAAGCCTGCGGCACGCGAGCCGGCTGGCCCACCTGCACGACAAGACCCAGAAGATTCTCGACCACATCCCCACGGGGGTCCTCGCCCTGTCCACCTCCGGGCGCATCACCTCCGCCAATCGCGCCATCGGCTCGCGGATGCCGCCGGGCGCGGTGGGCGCCACGCTGGCGGCGGCGTTCCCCCAGGCCCATGCGCCCGTCATCCAGCGCCTGGAGGAGATGGTCGACGCGGCGGGGAGCGACAACCGCGTGCGCAGTCTCCAGGGGGTGCCCTTGCAGCTCTTCCAGGAGGAGGGCCACTTCAACGTCCACGCCGTCCCGCTGGAGCCACATCAGCCCGACGTCCGGACGCTGCTCGTGCTGGAGGACCTGAGCGACCTGCGCGCGCTGGAGGGGCAGCTCCTGCGCGCGGAGAAGCTGACCACGGTGGGCGTGCTGGCGGCGGGAATCGCCCACGAGATTGGCACCCCGCTGGGCGTCATCCGAGGCCGCGCCGAGTATGTGCAGACCAAGCTGGGCGCAGAGCACCCCCAGTCTCCGGGACTGGGGACCATCGTCGAGCAGATCGACCGGGTGAGCCGCACCATCCGGCAGCTGTTGGACTTCTCGCGCCTCCAGCCCGCGGAGTCGCGCGCGGTGCCGCTCGCGCCGCTCGTGTCGAGCGTGCAGGAGCTGCTGCGAGTCGAGGCGGAGCGGCGGCGCGTGGACCTGCGGCTGGACATCACGCCCACCCTGCCGCCCCTGGCGGCGGACGCGGACCAGCTCCAGCAGGTGCTCATCAACCTGCTGCTCAACGCGTGTGACGCGTGCGGGCCCGGCGGACAGGTGCGGTTGACGGCGTCACTCGGGGAGGCGGATGCCTCGGGTGCCTGGGGGCAGGTCCGCATCCGGGTCGAGGATGACGGCTGCGGAATCGCTCCGCGGCATCTGCATCAAGTCTTCGACCCTTTCTTCACCACCAAGAAGCGCGGCCTGGGCACCGGCCTGGGGCTGACCATGGTGGCGCACATCGTTCGGAATCATGGCGGGCGCATCGAGCTGGACAGCGCGCCCGGCCAGGGGACACGAGTGACGCTGCAATGGCCCGCCGCGGCCCCCGCGCGAGAGGAGCACCATGTCGGTTAG